CCTGGCGCATCATCCTGTCGCTGGCGTTCTGCGCCGTGCTGCTGACGGTGACGCGCACCTGGGCGAAGCTGTGGGCCATTCTGCGCACGCCCCGACTCGTCCTGTGGACGATCGTGGCCGGCCTCCTCATCTATGTGAACTGGCAGGTCTTCCTGATCAGCACGCTCACCGGCCACGTGATCGAGGGCAGCCTCGGCTACTTCATCAATCCGATCGTGACGGTGCTCCTGGGCGTCCTCGTGCTCGGGGAGCGGTTGCGCATCGCCCAGTGGGTGGCGATCGGCATCTCCGTGCTGGCCGTCATCGTCATCGTGGTGGGGTACGGCGACTTCCCGTGGATCGCGCTGACCCTCGCGGCGAGCTTCGGTGCGTACGGTCTCGTGAAGAAGCAGATCGGTCCCAGCGTGGATGCCATCAGCGGGCTCACCCTGGAGTCGCTGTGGCTGCTCCCCGTCGCCGTGGTCCAGCTCATCGTCGTCGCGGCGACGACGGGCCTCACGATGGGCCAGCCCGGTCCGGGGCACGCCGCCCTGCTGCTGCTGGCGGGCGCGGTGACCGCCACGCCGCTCCTCTTCTTCGCGGCCGGTGCGCGCCGCGCGCCCCTCACGGTCATCGGGCTCCTGCAGTTCGTCGCGCCCATCCTGCAGTTCATCACGGGCGCGTGGATCATGGGCGAGCCGATGCCGCTCGAGCGCTGGATCGGCTTCGGACTGGTGTGGCTCGCGCTCGTCGTGCTCATGGCGGACACGCTCCGGCACGCACGCCGCTCACGGGCAGGGGATGCCGTTATCGCATCGTGACCATGACGTTTCACAGCGTTAACGGATCGCAACATTGGTGACGCGTCTCGGCGATTAGGTTGATTCCAACTGGGACGGCACCCGAGGTCGTCCCTTGTTCATCCATAGCAAGGAGCAACATGACCGTCTTCACACGTTCGCGTGCGGGCAAGGTCCTTGGCGGCATCGCCGTCGTCAGTGTCAGCGCCCTCCTGCTCGCCGGCTGCGCCGGCGGCGGTGGCACGCCGGCGCCGAGCGACAGCAGTGCGCCTGTCGCAGAGGATCTCACCCTCAAGATCGGCAGCGTGCTGCCCCAGACCGGCAGCCTCGCCTTCCTCGGCCCGCCCGAAGAGGCGGGTGTGCTCCTCGCCGTCAACGAGATCAACGAGGCCGCCAAGAGCCTCGAGGTGGAGTTCACCCCCGGCGACTCGGGTGACGCCGACAACAAGGCGTTCGAGACCACGGTTCCGAAGCTGCAGAACGCGGGAGTCTCCGCGATGATCGGTGCCGCGGCATCCGGTGTCACGAAGCTCTTCCTCGACTCCAACGTCCAGGCGGGCATCATCACGTTCTCGCCGGCGAACACCTCGCCCGACTTCACGACGTGGGACGACGACAACCTCTACTGGCGCACCGCTCCGAGCGACCTGCTCCAGGGCGAGGTTCTCGGCAACCTGATCGCCGAGGACGGCCACAAGAACATCGGCATCATCTACCAGAACGACGCCTACGGCACCGGCCTCTTCGGTGTCATCAAGGAGGTGTTCGAGTCGACGGGTGGCTCGGTCGTTGCTGAGGCGTCGTACAACGACGGCGATAGCTCGTTCGACGCCCAGGTGTCCACGATCGCGGCGGCCAAGCCCGACGCGGTGGTGCTCATCACGTTCGACCAGTTCGCGACGATCGCGCCGCTGCTGTCCAACGCGGGTGTCGACCCGGCGAACTACTACCTCGTCGACGGCAACCTCAAGCAGTGGGGCGACGACGTGTCGGTCTCGCTCGAGGGCGCGAAGGGCACGACGCCCGGACCGGTGCTCGAGACGGACTTCCAGGACCGCCTGAACGCGGCCTGGACCGACGCGGGCAACGCTGCGCTGGACGACTACTCGTACGCCGCTGAGTCGTACGACGCCGTCGTGCTGCTCTCGCTGGCCTCGCTGGCTGCCGGTTCGACCGACGCCGCCGACATCGCCGGCAAGCTCCAGGAGGTCTCGGGAGGCTCGGGCGAGGGCACGAAGTGCACCACGTACGCCGAGTGCGCTGACATCATCCTCGGCGGCGGCACCGCCGACTACGACGGTGTCTCCGGTCCGATCACGTTCGACGAGGCCGGTGACCCCACCGAAGCGTCGATCGGTATCTTCCAGTACAAGGCCGACAACACCCACGAGCGCATCGACACCCGCTGACGCTCGCACGGCACGCGAAAGGCCCCGCAGCTCCGGCTGCGGGGCCTTTCCCGTTCCTCCCGCGGGCGGCGGCGGCAGAGCCGGGCGCAGCGGCCCCGGGCACAGCGGCCGGGCACAGCGGAGGAGATACGCGTTACGGAGGGAGCGCAGCCGGCATCCTTTCCTCCGAAGCGTCGATCTCCTCCGCTGCGCCGTGCCTGGGCACCCCAGCGGCCACGTCCGGACCGCGCACCCGTCGCACCGGTCACGCACCCCCTCGCGCCGCGTACGCGCACGAGAAGAGGGTCGGATGCCACGTGGCATCCGACCCTCTGTCGTCGTTGTGGGGCGGTCAGTCGCCGGAGCCGAGCGTCCCGAGGTAGAGGCCGATGACCTGGGGGTCGTTCAGCAGCTCGCGACCGGTGCCGTGGTACGCGTCGCGGCCCTGGTCGAGAACGTAGCCGCGGTCGCAGATCTGCAGGCACCGGCGGGCGTTCTGCTCGACCATGATCGTCGTCACGCCGGCCTTGTTGATGTCCGATACGCGCAGGAACGCATCGTCCTGACGAACGGGGGAGAGGCCGGCGGAAGGCTCGTCGAGCAGCAGCACCGACGGGTCCATCATGAGCGCGCGGCTCATCGCGACCATCTGACGCTCGCCGCCGGAGAGCGAACCGGCGCGCTGCTTGAGGCGCTTGCCGAGCTCCGCGAAGATCCCCGTGACGAACTCCAGTCGCTCCGCGTAGATGCGCGGGTTCTGGTAGAGCCCCATCTGCAGGTTCTCTTCGATCGAGAGCGAGGGGAACACGTTGTTCGTCTGCGGCACGAAGGCCACCCCGCGCTGCACGAGCTTGTCCGCCTTGAGCCCCACGATCGACTCGCCGTTGACGGTGATGTCGCCGCCGCGCACCTTGACGAGTCCGAAGATCGACTTCAGCAGGGTCGACTTTCCGGCGCCGTTGGGGCCGATGATGCCGATGAGCTCGCCCTTGTGAGCGACCAGGTTGGCGTTGTTGATGATGTTGATGCCGGGCAGGTAGCCCGCGAGCAGATCGGTGACCTGCACGACGACCTCGCGCTCGTCGACGGTCGCTGCGCCTGCGCCTTCCGGCTGGCTGGAAGAATCGGTCACTTCTTGTCCTCCTCCGCGTCGGCGATCGAGGCGGCTTCCTCGTCTTTGATCTCGTCGAGCAGTTCCCGCGCCGAATCGTCGAGAGTGCCCGAGACGCGACCGGTCACGACGCCCAGATCGACGTCCTGGTGGCTGCCGAGATAGGCGTCGATCACCGCCTGATCCTGCATGACGGTGTCGGGCGGACCCTCGGCGACGACCTTGCCCTCGGCCATAACGACGACCCAGTCGGCGATGTGGCGCACCATGTGCATGTCGTGCTCGACGAACAGCACCGTGACGCCGAGTTCCTTCAGATCGAGGATGTGATCGAGCAGCGACTCCGTCAGAGCCGGATTGACCCCGGCCATCGGCTCGTCGAGCATGACCAGCTGGGGATCGCTCATGAGCGCCCGCGCCATCTCGAGGAGCTTGCGCTGACCGCCGGAGAGGGATGCCGCGAAGTCCTGCTCCTTGGCGTCGAGCTTGAAGCGCTTGAGCAGACCGCGCGCCTTCTCCTCGTTGTCGGTCTCCTGACCCCGCCAGGTGGCGGGGAGGAACGACTGCCAGAACTTCTCCCCGCGCTGCTGGGGAGCGCCCAGCTTCATGTTCTCGAGCACCGTGAGCAACGACAGCGCCTTCGTGAGCTGGAAGGTGCGCACCTGGCCCATGCGGGCCACCTTGAAGGCGGGGATGCCGGAGAGGCTCTTCCCGTCGTACGACCATGTGCCGGAGTTGGGCTTGTCGAACCCGCAGAGCAGGTTGAACAGCGTCGTCTTCCCGGCGCCGTTCGGGCCGATGAGGGCGGTGATCGCGTTGCGCGGGATCTCCAGGTGCTCGACGTCGACGGCTTTCAGGCCGCCGAACTGCCGCGTCACACCGTCGACCACCATGATCGGATCGACCTTCGCGACGCCGGGGACGGCGTCGCCCTTCGCGAGTCCTGTCGTCTTCGGCCGCGGGACGCTGCCCGTGACGGGCGCCGGTTCGGGGGCGCCGGGAGTCTCATTACTTGACAAAGGTCATCTCCCTCTTGTCGCCGAGGATTCCCTGCGGCCTGAAGATCACGAGGAGCATGAGCGCGACGCCCACGAGGATGTAGCGGAGCGTGCCCGCCTGGATCGGCGTCATTGGGAGCCAGCCCGCCTGCGCCATCTGCGGCAGCAGGTTGCCCAGGAGCGCGAGCACCATCCAGAAGATCACGGCGCCGAGCGACGGACCGAAGATGGTGGACGCACCGCCGAGCAGCAGGATCGTCCACAGGAAGAACGTCAGCGCCGTCGTGTAGCTCGACGGGATCACCGCCGACGGCAGGACGTAGACGATGCCGCCGAGGGCGCCGATGACACCACCGACGATGAGCGCCTGCATCTTGTACGCGAAGACGTTCTTGCCGAGCGAGCGCACGGCATCCTCGTCTTCACGGATGCCCTTGAGCACGCGGCCCCACGGACTGCGCATGAGCGACCACACGACGAAGATCGACAGCGCCAGCACGATCAGGCCGAACACCACGATCCACAGCTGTTGCGGCGTGAACTGCCAGGGGCCGAAGCCGTAGCGCTCGCCCGTGGGGAGCGCCGGGAACGGGTTGGACGACTGGAAGCTGCCGTTGTAGTTCCCGAGGCCGTCGGCCGAGTTGGTCCACTCGTCGAACACCTGGGTCGTGAAGAGCAGTCGGACGATCTCGGCGGCCGCGATGGTCACGATGGCGAGATAGTCGGCGCGCAGGCGCAGCGTCGGCACACCGAGGATGACGGCGAACACGACGGCCAGCGCGAGACCCACGAGCATCGCGAGGTACCACGGCAGCTGGAACGTGAGGATGGAGATCGCGTAGCCGTAGGCGCCGAGGGCCATGAAGCCGGCCATACCGAAGTTCAGCAGTCCGGCGTAGCCGAAGTGCACGGCGAGGCCCGTGGCCGCGAGGGCGTAGGCGATCGTGACGGGGCTCAGCAGGTAGCTGAGCGTGTTGTTGAGGATGGCACCCCAATCCATGGCGATCACCCCAGCCTTTCTTTACGACCGAGCAGACCCTGTGGTCTCACGAGCAGGATGAGGATCAGCACGACGAGCGCGCCGGCGTACTTGAGGTCGGACGGGATCCAGAGCGTCGACGTCTCGACCACCACGCCGACGATGAGCGCACCGAGGAGGGCGCCGAATGCGGTGCCCAGGCCGCCGAGGGTGATCGCCGCGAAGATCAGGAGCAGCATCTGCGTGCCCATGTCCCAGCGGACGCCCGGTCGGAAGTAGGCCCAGAGCACGCCCGACACGGCGGCGAGCGTCGCCGCCAGCACCCACACGATCCGGACGACGCGGTCCACGTCGATGCCGGAGGATGCCGCGAGCTGCGGGTTGTCCGAGATGGCCCGCGTGGCCTTGCCGATGCGGGTGCGCAGGAGGAAGAAGGCGACACCGAGGATCGCCGCGACGCTCACGCCCATGCTGACGAGGTCGATGTACGAGACCTGGATGGGGCCGATCTGGATGGGAGTCGGGCTCGCGCCGGGGAGCTGTGACGTGGAGCCTCCGACGACGAACTGGAACGTATAGCGCAGCGCGAGCGACAGACCGATGCTGACGATCATGAGCTGCACGACGCCCAGGCCGCGGTGTCGCAGTCGCCGCCAGAGTCCCGCGTCGAGGATGAGCCCGAGCAACGCTCCCGCCGCGAGGGCCGCGACGATGGCGAGCCACAGCGGGAGGGCGAATGTCGTGGTGGCGATCATCGTCACGAGGGCGCCCCACGTGACCATCTCACCGTGGGCGAAGTTCGACAGGCCCGTCGTGCCGTAGATGAGGGCGGCTCCCATGGCCGCCAGCGCGAGCAGCAGGCCGAAGTTGAGGCCGTTCACGACGCGGATGAGCAGCTGGTCCACGAACGACTGCGTCACCCGCTGACCCTCGCCCAGGAACAGGTTCACGATCTTCGTCTTCGTCAGGCCGAACTCGACCTCGAACGATCCCGTCGTCCCTGACACCGGCTGCAGGCCTTCGGTCAACAACGCCGGGTCGACGATGACTCCCTCCGGGAGCGTGTTCTCGTCGACGACGAGGGTGTACGTCTCCTTCGCGGGGACGTAGAGCCTCCAGCGGCCCTCGGCATCCGTGATCGTGGCCGCCTCGAACCCATTGCCGGAGATCGACATGGTGACGTCGGGCACGGGCTCGTCGTCGAACGTGATGACGCCGCCGAAGTAGAAGTCTGTCTCTTCTTGATCGGCACCCGGGGTATCGGGCGCCGCTGCGTGTGCCGCACCCGGACTGCTGAGAATCAGCAGGACGGCCGCCAGCACGACGCCAAGAATGAGCGCACCCCACCTCATAGGTCGGAGTGCGGTGTTGGTCGTGGGACTCAAAGGTTCCTCCAGTCCAGCGCACCGGATCGGGTGATGCGGTCGCATCAGCATCGATGAACGACGGTACGAGCGTAATGTGTCGGCCGTGTTTCGCCTACCGGTCGATCCGCGACCGGAATGAAACCGTATCCGC
This genomic window from Candidatus Microbacterium phytovorans contains:
- the rarD gene encoding EamA family transporter RarD, translated to MTPPARSVRDGDEVRGGVLAFIAYFLWGFMPLYFLTLTPTGPWEVVSWRIILSLAFCAVLLTVTRTWAKLWAILRTPRLVLWTIVAGLLIYVNWQVFLISTLTGHVIEGSLGYFINPIVTVLLGVLVLGERLRIAQWVAIGISVLAVIVIVVGYGDFPWIALTLAASFGAYGLVKKQIGPSVDAISGLTLESLWLLPVAVVQLIVVAATTGLTMGQPGPGHAALLLLAGAVTATPLLFFAAGARRAPLTVIGLLQFVAPILQFITGAWIMGEPMPLERWIGFGLVWLALVVLMADTLRHARRSRAGDAVIAS
- a CDS encoding branched-chain amino acid ABC transporter permease; the protein is MSPTTNTALRPMRWGALILGVVLAAVLLILSSPGAAHAAAPDTPGADQEETDFYFGGVITFDDEPVPDVTMSISGNGFEAATITDAEGRWRLYVPAKETYTLVVDENTLPEGVIVDPALLTEGLQPVSGTTGSFEVEFGLTKTKIVNLFLGEGQRVTQSFVDQLLIRVVNGLNFGLLLALAAMGAALIYGTTGLSNFAHGEMVTWGALVTMIATTTFALPLWLAIVAALAAGALLGLILDAGLWRRLRHRGLGVVQLMIVSIGLSLALRYTFQFVVGGSTSQLPGASPTPIQIGPIQVSYIDLVSMGVSVAAILGVAFFLLRTRIGKATRAISDNPQLAASSGIDVDRVVRIVWVLAATLAAVSGVLWAYFRPGVRWDMGTQMLLLIFAAITLGGLGTAFGALLGALIVGVVVETSTLWIPSDLKYAGALVVLILILLVRPQGLLGRKERLG
- a CDS encoding ABC transporter substrate-binding protein; amino-acid sequence: MTVFTRSRAGKVLGGIAVVSVSALLLAGCAGGGGTPAPSDSSAPVAEDLTLKIGSVLPQTGSLAFLGPPEEAGVLLAVNEINEAAKSLEVEFTPGDSGDADNKAFETTVPKLQNAGVSAMIGAAASGVTKLFLDSNVQAGIITFSPANTSPDFTTWDDDNLYWRTAPSDLLQGEVLGNLIAEDGHKNIGIIYQNDAYGTGLFGVIKEVFESTGGSVVAEASYNDGDSSFDAQVSTIAAAKPDAVVLITFDQFATIAPLLSNAGVDPANYYLVDGNLKQWGDDVSVSLEGAKGTTPGPVLETDFQDRLNAAWTDAGNAALDDYSYAAESYDAVVLLSLASLAAGSTDAADIAGKLQEVSGGSGEGTKCTTYAECADIILGGGTADYDGVSGPITFDEAGDPTEASIGIFQYKADNTHERIDTR
- a CDS encoding ABC transporter ATP-binding protein; protein product: MVVDGVTRQFGGLKAVDVEHLEIPRNAITALIGPNGAGKTTLFNLLCGFDKPNSGTWSYDGKSLSGIPAFKVARMGQVRTFQLTKALSLLTVLENMKLGAPQQRGEKFWQSFLPATWRGQETDNEEKARGLLKRFKLDAKEQDFAASLSGGQRKLLEMARALMSDPQLVMLDEPMAGVNPALTESLLDHILDLKELGVTVLFVEHDMHMVRHIADWVVVMAEGKVVAEGPPDTVMQDQAVIDAYLGSHQDVDLGVVTGRVSGTLDDSARELLDEIKDEEAASIADAEEDKK
- a CDS encoding branched-chain amino acid ABC transporter permease, which gives rise to MDWGAILNNTLSYLLSPVTIAYALAATGLAVHFGYAGLLNFGMAGFMALGAYGYAISILTFQLPWYLAMLVGLALAVVFAVILGVPTLRLRADYLAIVTIAAAEIVRLLFTTQVFDEWTNSADGLGNYNGSFQSSNPFPALPTGERYGFGPWQFTPQQLWIVVFGLIVLALSIFVVWSLMRSPWGRVLKGIREDEDAVRSLGKNVFAYKMQALIVGGVIGALGGIVYVLPSAVIPSSYTTALTFFLWTILLLGGASTIFGPSLGAVIFWMVLALLGNLLPQMAQAGWLPMTPIQAGTLRYILVGVALMLLVIFRPQGILGDKREMTFVK
- a CDS encoding ABC transporter ATP-binding protein, with protein sequence MQVTDLLAGYLPGINIINNANLVAHKGELIGIIGPNGAGKSTLLKSIFGLVKVRGGDITVNGESIVGLKADKLVQRGVAFVPQTNNVFPSLSIEENLQMGLYQNPRIYAERLEFVTGIFAELGKRLKQRAGSLSGGERQMVAMSRALMMDPSVLLLDEPSAGLSPVRQDDAFLRVSDINKAGVTTIMVEQNARRCLQICDRGYVLDQGRDAYHGTGRELLNDPQVIGLYLGTLGSGD